Proteins from a genomic interval of Aureimonas sp. AU20:
- a CDS encoding LLM class flavin-dependent oxidoreductase: MIPYSVLDLSPIPEGATAADALRNTLHLAQEAERLGYNRFWLAEHHNMTGIASAATAVVIGHVAAGTQRIRVGAGGIMLPNHAPLVIAEQFGTLATLHPGRIDLGLGRAPGTDMLTARALRRNLESSDNFPQDVVELMSYFADAAPNQRLRAVPGVGTQVPVWILGSSLYGAQLAAHLGLPYAFASHFAPGALDDAIEVYRQTFRPSETLDKPYFMLAANVFAAETDAEAKRLQSSMQQAFANLRSGHPGPLPRPVEAIEDVIDPAFRPGVDEALRVSVVGSPTNVRAGLAGLIARYQPDEIILTGQIHDHRARVRSFAIAAEAMLALGGEASSHSQAAE, from the coding sequence ATGATCCCCTATTCCGTTCTCGACCTGTCGCCCATCCCCGAAGGCGCGACGGCGGCCGACGCGCTTCGCAACACGCTCCACCTCGCCCAAGAGGCCGAGCGGCTGGGCTACAATCGCTTCTGGCTGGCCGAGCATCACAACATGACCGGCATTGCCAGCGCCGCGACGGCGGTGGTGATCGGCCATGTGGCGGCGGGCACGCAGCGCATCCGCGTCGGCGCCGGCGGCATCATGCTGCCGAACCACGCGCCGCTGGTGATTGCCGAGCAGTTCGGCACGCTCGCCACGCTTCATCCCGGCCGCATCGATCTCGGCCTCGGCCGCGCGCCGGGCACCGACATGCTGACCGCCCGCGCCCTGCGCCGAAACCTGGAAAGTTCCGACAACTTCCCGCAGGATGTCGTGGAGCTGATGAGCTATTTCGCGGACGCCGCGCCCAACCAGCGGCTTCGCGCCGTGCCGGGCGTGGGCACGCAGGTGCCGGTCTGGATTCTCGGCTCCAGCCTCTACGGCGCGCAGCTCGCGGCCCATCTCGGCCTGCCTTATGCCTTCGCCTCGCATTTCGCGCCGGGCGCGCTGGACGATGCGATCGAGGTCTATCGCCAGACCTTCCGGCCCTCCGAAACGCTGGACAAACCCTATTTCATGCTGGCGGCCAATGTCTTCGCGGCCGAGACGGACGCGGAAGCCAAACGACTCCAGAGCTCGATGCAGCAGGCCTTCGCCAATCTGCGCTCCGGCCACCCCGGCCCGCTGCCGCGCCCGGTGGAGGCAATCGAGGACGTGATCGACCCCGCCTTCCGGCCGGGCGTCGACGAGGCCTTGCGCGTATCGGTTGTAGGCTCGCCCACCAATGTGCGCGCCGGGTTGGCGGGGTTGATCGCCCGCTACCAGCCGGACGAGATCATCCTGACCGGGCAGATCCACGATCACCGGGCGCGCGTTCGCTCCTTCGCGATTGCCGCCGAAGCCATGT